The following proteins come from a genomic window of Hyalangium minutum:
- a CDS encoding serine/threonine protein kinase, whose translation MSSLSSGTVVGRYRVARLIAQGGMAEVYRAEQTLTGGISRPVALKVIRPEYSESADFREMFLDEARTACTLNHPNIAHIYEVGEVDGLLYMAMELVTGAPLSTVARTLHSRGERLTDEGLLAVGIFTCAALEAVHAHQELVHRDVSPQNILLAPNGTLKLIDFGIAQAATNRNLTQVGTTKGKAGYFSPEQAMGKKLDGRSDLFSLGITLYQLAAGTTPLDVNSNVTERHSALVKGKWEPLERVCPGLPRGFYAVVGRSLQVKPEDRYPDAAAMREDLEAAALGAGLAVGPSSLAGYVQEQSGAFSVIPTGVKRPRGSLVGVPNTPSRPREPAFLQKQPVRAALGVVTALALVGGGLVVWKGLQRPKPVPHPVTEVTPPTPPSTPPKVAVAEAAPRDSVPPEVKASPSSAPSLSEDEVVPVPKPGRERTRRETRRPSPASAPTPSVTAKTPAPAPEEVLTGEGVLRIKATTGTAVEVKLPGRGREALPISIQRMAAGTHTAEFFISGGTTARCVVKVRPDRRTVVTFDGKSCAVEYL comes from the coding sequence TTGTCCTCCCTCTCGTCTGGCACTGTCGTTGGCAGGTACCGCGTCGCTCGCCTGATTGCCCAGGGCGGGATGGCCGAGGTGTACCGTGCGGAGCAGACGCTCACCGGAGGCATCTCCCGTCCGGTGGCGCTCAAGGTCATCCGGCCGGAGTATTCGGAGTCGGCGGACTTCCGGGAGATGTTCCTGGACGAGGCCCGCACGGCCTGCACGCTGAACCACCCCAACATCGCCCACATCTATGAAGTCGGCGAGGTGGACGGCCTGCTCTACATGGCCATGGAGCTGGTGACGGGCGCGCCGTTGTCCACGGTGGCGCGGACGCTGCACTCGCGCGGCGAGCGGCTCACGGATGAGGGACTGCTGGCGGTGGGCATCTTCACCTGCGCGGCGCTGGAGGCCGTGCATGCGCACCAGGAGCTGGTGCACCGGGATGTGTCGCCGCAGAACATCCTGCTGGCGCCCAACGGGACGCTGAAGCTCATCGACTTCGGCATTGCGCAGGCGGCCACCAACCGCAACCTGACGCAGGTGGGGACGACGAAGGGCAAGGCGGGCTACTTCTCTCCCGAGCAGGCCATGGGGAAGAAGCTGGATGGGCGCAGTGACTTGTTCTCGCTGGGCATCACCCTGTACCAGCTGGCTGCGGGCACCACGCCGCTGGACGTGAACAGCAACGTCACCGAGCGCCACTCCGCGCTGGTGAAGGGCAAGTGGGAGCCGCTGGAGCGCGTGTGCCCCGGTCTGCCGCGAGGCTTCTACGCGGTCGTGGGCCGCTCCCTGCAGGTGAAGCCCGAGGACCGGTACCCCGACGCGGCCGCCATGCGCGAGGACCTGGAGGCGGCGGCGCTTGGAGCGGGGCTGGCCGTGGGCCCGTCATCGCTCGCGGGGTACGTGCAGGAGCAGTCCGGCGCGTTCTCGGTCATCCCCACGGGGGTGAAGCGGCCGCGCGGCTCGCTGGTGGGCGTGCCCAACACGCCCTCGCGGCCGAGAGAGCCGGCGTTCTTGCAGAAGCAGCCGGTGAGGGCCGCACTCGGGGTGGTGACGGCGCTGGCGCTCGTGGGAGGAGGGCTGGTGGTGTGGAAGGGGCTGCAGCGCCCCAAGCCGGTGCCGCACCCGGTGACGGAGGTGACGCCTCCCACTCCACCGAGCACTCCGCCGAAGGTGGCGGTCGCGGAGGCGGCTCCGCGCGACTCGGTGCCTCCCGAGGTGAAGGCCTCGCCAAGCAGCGCGCCGTCTCTCAGTGAGGACGAGGTGGTGCCTGTTCCCAAGCCGGGCCGTGAGCGGACGCGCCGGGAGACCCGCCGTCCGTCTCCCGCCTCGGCGCCCACGCCTTCAGTGACGGCGAAGACTCCCGCGCCCGCGCCCGAGGAGGTACTGACGGGCGAGGGCGTCCTCCGCATCAAGGCGACGACAGGCACCGCCGTGGAGGTGAAGCTGCCGGGCCGCGGACGTGAGGCGCTGCCGATCTCGATTCAGCGCATGGCAGCGGGGACGCACACGGCCGAGTTCTTCATCAGCGGCGGCACTACCGCCCGCTGCGTCGTGAAGGTGAGGCCCGACCGGCGCACGGTCGTCACGTTCGATGGGAAGAGCTGCGCGGTGGAGTACCTGTAG
- a CDS encoding DUF2804 domain-containing protein, producing the protein MRPEREMSLLPPVPQSVATTQGEPCFGKYQGELPEVDLGRLRGRWALAVAARLLKRKRWLYTFAATPEVAALFAVVDLGYTSSAFAVAVDLQERRPLCDVSFLGAPGPWVEVSDRPGAGLTASFRTLGGRLSARRGEDDERYQLEVDVSRVRTGSLQTFQWRGELLVAGGPPALTLIAPVEGDGLVNVTQKRGGLLALGSLEVGGKHFRLDGGVGGLDYTQGYLARHTAWRWAFAAGRLADGTPTGFNFAEGFNEKDGHNESGFWVGDRLYPLAPARFEYDPKELLDPWRVTTVDGAVDLRFKPIYVHRDEKDLRLVVSHFAQPVGLFEGTVKAGGRTYTLSNVPGVTEEQDMIW; encoded by the coding sequence ATGAGACCCGAGCGAGAGATGTCCCTCCTCCCCCCCGTGCCGCAGTCCGTGGCGACGACGCAAGGTGAGCCGTGCTTTGGGAAGTACCAGGGCGAGCTACCCGAGGTGGACCTGGGCCGGCTCCGAGGCCGCTGGGCGCTCGCCGTGGCCGCCCGCCTGCTCAAGCGCAAGCGCTGGCTCTACACCTTCGCCGCGACCCCCGAGGTTGCGGCCCTCTTCGCCGTGGTGGACCTGGGCTACACCTCGAGCGCCTTCGCTGTCGCGGTGGATCTCCAGGAGCGCCGGCCGCTCTGTGACGTGAGCTTCCTGGGCGCACCCGGCCCATGGGTGGAGGTGAGCGACCGGCCAGGTGCCGGGCTGACCGCCTCCTTCCGGACGCTGGGAGGCCGGCTGTCCGCGCGCCGGGGCGAGGACGACGAGCGCTACCAGCTCGAGGTGGACGTGAGCCGCGTGAGGACCGGGAGCCTCCAGACCTTCCAGTGGCGCGGCGAGCTGCTGGTGGCCGGTGGGCCTCCGGCGCTCACGCTGATTGCGCCCGTGGAGGGCGACGGGCTGGTGAACGTGACGCAGAAGCGCGGCGGGCTGCTGGCGCTGGGGAGCCTGGAGGTGGGCGGCAAGCACTTCCGGCTGGACGGGGGCGTGGGCGGCCTGGACTACACGCAGGGCTACCTGGCGCGGCATACCGCGTGGCGGTGGGCCTTCGCCGCGGGCCGGCTGGCGGATGGCACGCCCACCGGCTTCAACTTCGCTGAGGGCTTCAACGAGAAGGACGGACACAACGAGAGCGGCTTCTGGGTGGGGGATCGGCTCTACCCGCTGGCGCCCGCGCGCTTCGAGTACGACCCGAAGGAGCTGCTCGATCCATGGCGGGTGACGACGGTGGATGGCGCGGTGGACCTGCGCTTCAAGCCCATCTACGTCCACCGGGATGAGAAGGACCTGCGGCTGGTGGTGAGCCACTTCGCGCAGCCCGTGGGCCTCTTCGAGGGCACGGTGAAGGCGGGGGGCCGCACGTACACCCTGTCGAACGTGCCCGGAGTGACCGAGGAACAGGACATGATCTGGTGA
- a CDS encoding DUF2378 family protein, giving the protein MTRAILFEGLFVHGLPRNERFEAEMREAGFDRDDLLPQYPLKLFRQCLDIACKHFYPGLTVEEGRRRLGQQFVQGFGQTVLGRVVSVSVPLLGPARFLKKFPEHLRFDSSPIVVNAVQVSERQFRMEFRTGVGLSPYFLCGLLEEALRMARVTPVIRVAPTSPISFDLHITW; this is encoded by the coding sequence ATGACGCGAGCGATCCTCTTCGAGGGATTGTTCGTGCATGGGCTGCCGCGCAACGAGCGCTTCGAGGCGGAGATGCGCGAGGCTGGCTTCGATCGGGACGACTTGCTGCCGCAGTACCCGCTGAAGCTGTTCCGGCAGTGCCTGGACATCGCCTGCAAGCACTTCTACCCGGGGCTCACGGTGGAGGAGGGGCGGCGGCGGCTCGGGCAGCAGTTCGTGCAGGGCTTCGGGCAGACGGTGCTGGGCCGTGTGGTGTCCGTGAGCGTGCCGCTGCTGGGGCCCGCGCGCTTCCTCAAGAAGTTTCCGGAGCACCTGCGGTTCGACTCCTCGCCCATCGTCGTGAACGCCGTGCAGGTCTCCGAGCGCCAGTTCCGCATGGAGTTCCGCACCGGCGTGGGCCTGTCGCCCTACTTCCTCTGTGGCTTGCTCGAGGAGGCGCTGCGGATGGCGCGCGTCACCCCGGTCATCCGCGTGGCCCCGACGTCGCCGATCAGTTTCGATCTGCACATCACCTGGTAG
- a CDS encoding ABC transporter permease, which yields MRKLIGTVFRKEMKDHLRDRRSVTSALAGPLIGPVIFAVMFTVMASWFREGKPLEVSIIGRENAPSLMAFLQRQGATLADAPADYEAQIQAGKLDAVLIIPSDYGKDFSSGHTASVQLVVDNSRNQARSTVRRLTSLLQGYSGMLGAERLFARGVAPELATPVRVDEVDLATPERMAANVLNIIPIFLVFAAFMGGMNVAIDAMAGERERGSLEPLLLNPVHRGAVVTGKWLTTVVLACVAIGVCLGAFLLAVKSVPLQDLGVKARFDAAAVLGMLATVVPLAFFASAGQMLVSTYARSFKEAQTYIQLLLLLPMLPGMLLAVSPIQSQLWMYIVPVFGQQLLIGEVMRGQAVGPIPFLLGVVGCAAAAAGCLMLTTRLLAEERIIFGRA from the coding sequence ATGAGGAAGCTCATCGGCACCGTCTTCCGCAAGGAGATGAAGGACCACCTCCGGGATCGGCGCTCGGTGACGAGCGCGCTCGCCGGCCCCCTCATTGGCCCCGTCATCTTCGCCGTCATGTTCACGGTGATGGCCTCGTGGTTCCGTGAGGGCAAGCCACTCGAGGTCTCCATCATCGGCCGCGAGAACGCTCCCAGCCTCATGGCCTTCCTCCAGAGGCAGGGCGCCACCCTCGCGGACGCGCCCGCGGACTACGAGGCGCAGATTCAGGCCGGCAAGCTGGACGCCGTGCTCATCATCCCCTCGGACTACGGCAAGGACTTCTCCTCCGGGCACACCGCCTCGGTGCAGCTCGTGGTGGACAACTCGCGCAACCAGGCCCGCTCCACCGTTCGTCGCCTCACCAGCCTGCTCCAGGGCTACTCGGGCATGTTGGGCGCTGAGCGTCTCTTCGCCCGAGGCGTGGCCCCCGAGCTGGCCACCCCCGTCCGCGTGGACGAGGTGGACCTGGCCACTCCCGAGCGCATGGCCGCGAACGTTCTCAACATCATCCCCATCTTCCTCGTGTTCGCCGCCTTCATGGGCGGGATGAACGTGGCCATCGACGCCATGGCCGGTGAGCGCGAGCGCGGCTCGCTGGAGCCCCTGCTCCTCAACCCTGTGCATCGCGGCGCCGTGGTGACGGGCAAGTGGCTCACCACCGTGGTGCTTGCGTGCGTGGCCATCGGCGTGTGCCTCGGGGCCTTCCTCCTCGCCGTCAAGAGCGTGCCCCTGCAGGACCTGGGCGTGAAGGCGCGCTTCGACGCCGCCGCCGTGCTGGGCATGTTGGCCACCGTGGTGCCGTTGGCCTTCTTCGCCTCGGCGGGACAGATGCTGGTGTCCACCTACGCTCGCTCCTTCAAGGAAGCGCAGACCTATATCCAGCTCCTGCTGCTGCTGCCCATGCTCCCCGGCATGCTGCTGGCCGTCTCTCCCATCCAGAGCCAGCTGTGGATGTACATCGTCCCCGTCTTCGGCCAGCAGCTCCTCATTGGCGAGGTGATGCGAGGCCAGGCCGTGGGGCCCATCCCGTTCCTCCTGGGAGTCGTTGGCTGCGCCGCCGCGGCGGCCGGCTGCCTCATGCTCACCACGCGCCTCCTGGCCGAAGAGCGCATCATCTTCGGCCGGGCGTGA
- a CDS encoding ATP-binding cassette domain-containing protein, whose protein sequence is MIEVRNLHKRFGAVTAVEDVSFSAADGVVTGLLGPNGAGKTTTLRMLYTLVRPDRGAARIDGLDVAEKPLEVRRAIGVLPDARGLYPRLTAREHARYAGELHGLSGSLLDKRVAELIELLDMKDIADRRAEGFSQGERMKVALARALVHNPRNVLLDEPTNGLDVMSTRAVRTLIRRLKEQGHCILFSSHVMQEVGALCDRIVVVARGRVVAEGTPDELRARTGKESLEEAFVSVIGTDQGLMQ, encoded by the coding sequence ATGATTGAAGTGCGCAACCTGCACAAGCGCTTCGGCGCGGTGACGGCGGTGGAGGACGTGTCCTTCTCTGCGGCGGACGGTGTCGTCACCGGCCTGCTCGGCCCCAATGGCGCCGGGAAGACGACGACGCTTCGCATGCTCTACACGCTCGTCCGGCCCGACCGGGGCGCCGCCCGCATCGACGGCCTGGACGTGGCCGAGAAGCCCCTGGAGGTGCGCCGCGCCATCGGCGTGCTGCCGGACGCCCGCGGCCTCTACCCGCGCCTCACGGCCCGTGAGCACGCGCGCTACGCCGGAGAGCTTCATGGGCTGTCCGGCTCGCTCCTGGACAAGCGCGTGGCCGAGCTGATCGAGCTGCTGGACATGAAGGACATCGCCGACCGGCGCGCCGAGGGCTTCAGCCAGGGCGAGCGCATGAAGGTGGCCCTGGCCCGCGCGCTCGTGCACAACCCGCGCAACGTGCTGCTGGACGAGCCCACCAACGGGCTCGACGTCATGAGCACCCGCGCCGTGCGCACTCTCATCCGCCGCCTCAAGGAGCAGGGCCACTGCATCCTCTTCTCCAGCCACGTCATGCAGGAGGTGGGCGCGCTGTGTGACCGCATCGTCGTCGTGGCCCGGGGCCGCGTGGTCGCAGAGGGCACTCCGGACGAGCTGCGCGCCCGCACCGGCAAGGAGAGCCTCGAGGAGGCCTTCGTGTCCGTCATCGGAACTGACCAGGGGTTGATGCAATGA
- a CDS encoding alpha/beta hydrolase has product MPGETPNPVPRLVLLLVSVGVFAAACSRSPSEPSAPKVALSSCRVEGIEYQTLCGTYEVFEDRVAKQGRKIPLRVVVVPALAASAEPDPLVLLAGGPGQAASKVTILQMVDRIHRNRDILLVDQRGTGGSGALKCAPDPEDSGLAEKFDDAFREEDFQKCLKGYDADPRLYTTPIAMEDLDEVREALGYEKLNLWGVSYGTRAALVYMRQHPDRVRSAILDGVAPMSLYLPLYMPRDGQRALDLLFEHCEKDVNCAQAFPDLKKRVEALLERMAQAPEKVQVKHPLTGVPEEFTLSRHAFLQMMFGQLYSPEIATLVPLMLDRATKGDWAPFIALSQGISGGMSDTISHGMFFSVVCAEDAPFITDEAIVREAKGTWFGAQQIRNILEPCKVWPKGTVPEGYRDPVTSSVPTLLLSGELDPVTPPSWGEEAKKTLSHSLHVVVPGVGHNTAVLGCVQSLMADFVKQGTVDGLKSTCASDLTRPPFFTSFAGPVP; this is encoded by the coding sequence GTGCCTGGCGAAACCCCCAACCCTGTCCCACGCCTCGTCCTGCTCCTGGTGTCCGTGGGGGTGTTCGCGGCGGCGTGCAGCCGGAGTCCATCGGAGCCGTCCGCGCCCAAGGTGGCGCTGAGCTCCTGCCGCGTCGAGGGCATTGAGTACCAGACCCTGTGCGGCACCTATGAAGTCTTCGAGGACCGGGTGGCGAAGCAGGGGCGGAAGATTCCTCTGCGCGTGGTGGTAGTGCCCGCACTGGCAGCCTCGGCGGAGCCGGATCCGCTGGTGCTGCTGGCGGGAGGCCCGGGGCAGGCGGCCTCGAAGGTGACGATCTTGCAGATGGTGGACCGCATCCACCGCAACCGAGACATCTTGTTGGTGGACCAACGGGGTACGGGCGGCTCGGGAGCGCTGAAGTGCGCACCGGATCCCGAGGACAGCGGGCTTGCGGAGAAGTTCGATGACGCATTCCGCGAGGAGGACTTCCAGAAGTGCCTGAAGGGCTATGACGCGGACCCGCGCCTCTACACCACGCCCATCGCCATGGAGGACCTGGATGAGGTGCGCGAGGCGCTGGGCTACGAGAAGCTGAACCTGTGGGGGGTGTCGTACGGGACGCGTGCTGCGCTGGTGTACATGCGGCAGCACCCGGACCGGGTGCGCTCGGCGATCCTCGATGGCGTGGCGCCCATGAGCCTGTACCTGCCGCTCTACATGCCGAGGGACGGGCAGCGGGCGTTGGATTTGCTCTTCGAGCACTGTGAGAAGGACGTGAACTGCGCCCAGGCGTTCCCCGACCTGAAGAAGCGGGTGGAGGCGCTGCTGGAGCGGATGGCGCAGGCGCCGGAGAAGGTGCAGGTGAAGCACCCGCTGACGGGGGTTCCGGAGGAGTTCACTCTGTCCCGGCACGCGTTCCTGCAGATGATGTTCGGCCAGCTCTACTCGCCGGAGATCGCCACGCTGGTGCCGCTGATGCTGGACCGGGCGACGAAGGGCGACTGGGCGCCGTTCATCGCGCTGAGCCAGGGAATCTCAGGCGGGATGAGCGATACGATCAGCCACGGCATGTTCTTCTCGGTGGTCTGCGCGGAGGACGCGCCCTTCATCACCGACGAGGCGATTGTGCGTGAGGCAAAGGGCACGTGGTTCGGTGCGCAGCAGATCCGCAACATTCTCGAGCCCTGCAAGGTATGGCCGAAGGGCACGGTGCCCGAGGGATATCGGGATCCCGTAACGTCCTCGGTGCCCACGCTGTTGCTGTCCGGCGAGCTGGATCCGGTGACGCCGCCCTCGTGGGGCGAGGAGGCGAAGAAGACGCTGAGCCACAGCCTGCATGTGGTGGTGCCGGGAGTGGGGCACAACACGGCGGTGCTGGGCTGTGTGCAGTCGTTGATGGCGGACTTCGTGAAGCAGGGCACCGTGGATGGGCTGAAGTCCACCTGCGCCTCGGACCTGACGCGCCCGCCGTTCTTCACGTCCTTCGCAGGCCCGGTGCCGTGA
- a CDS encoding LEA type 2 family protein — protein MKRTLFLLLSLSLVTLTGCATLKKLFKKPTVTFKTARLSSASLSDATVDVVYEVRNPNTFGLSLAKVDYAFFVEGKQVVAGAPRNGLNLKAHDSSELVFPANVKFADIVPVVETFLNKDQALFKVQGSVGINTPIGVLSFPLEKEGTFEVPKIPNVQFEAPRITNLSISGATVEFPLNITNRNSFPLPVAGLAGDLKVAGASVGTLSTGDLGMLDGGGTRQVTLPLQINFARAASAATALRSGNAQVNLSGRLTSGSGNVPLNIGQLLQFKR, from the coding sequence ATGAAACGAACGCTCTTCCTGCTCCTGTCCCTGTCGCTCGTCACCCTCACCGGCTGCGCCACGCTCAAGAAGCTCTTCAAGAAACCCACCGTCACCTTCAAGACCGCGCGCCTGTCCAGCGCCTCGCTCTCGGACGCCACCGTGGACGTCGTCTACGAGGTGCGCAACCCCAACACCTTCGGCCTGTCGCTCGCCAAGGTGGACTACGCCTTCTTCGTCGAGGGCAAGCAGGTGGTGGCCGGCGCCCCTCGCAACGGACTCAACCTCAAGGCGCATGACAGCAGCGAGCTCGTCTTCCCCGCCAACGTGAAGTTCGCGGACATCGTCCCCGTGGTGGAGACGTTCCTCAACAAGGACCAGGCCCTCTTCAAGGTTCAGGGCAGCGTGGGCATCAACACCCCCATCGGCGTCCTCTCCTTTCCCCTGGAGAAGGAGGGCACCTTCGAGGTCCCCAAGATTCCCAACGTCCAGTTCGAGGCTCCCCGCATCACCAACCTCTCCATCAGCGGAGCCACGGTGGAGTTCCCCCTCAACATCACCAACCGCAACAGCTTCCCGCTGCCCGTGGCCGGCCTCGCCGGAGACCTCAAGGTGGCCGGCGCCAGCGTGGGCACCCTCTCCACGGGCGACCTGGGCATGCTCGACGGCGGCGGCACCCGCCAGGTGACGCTCCCGCTGCAGATCAACTTCGCCCGCGCCGCCTCGGCCGCCACCGCGCTGCGCTCGGGCAACGCCCAGGTCAACCTGAGCGGGCGCCTCACCTCCGGCAGCGGCAACGTCCCGCTCAACATTGGCCAGCTGCTGCAGTTCAAGCGCTGA
- a CDS encoding EcsC family protein, with translation MAFYDDFVERLSALKSFTPAEAKKLASAKLSDIVLQEIARSRQRITDLEKRFPSAGPKELAQHLIDGKKGLASMAGGISGVFGLISVPADLVFMSWLQIILLVDVATLYKVNLKSERTRGELLDLFGYANGLGPMQRSSPKVLSGLAAKLLVKGGLPTLGRAMPLVAAPITAYLNNQHIQSVGEQAVRFYEGFDKAHAKARGAREKKTG, from the coding sequence ATGGCCTTCTACGATGACTTCGTCGAGCGCCTCAGCGCGCTCAAGAGCTTTACTCCCGCCGAGGCGAAGAAGCTGGCGAGCGCCAAGCTGTCGGACATCGTCCTGCAGGAGATCGCCCGCTCGCGCCAGCGCATCACTGACTTGGAGAAGCGCTTCCCCTCGGCGGGCCCCAAGGAGCTGGCCCAGCACCTCATCGACGGGAAAAAGGGGCTGGCCAGCATGGCCGGCGGCATCAGCGGCGTGTTCGGCCTCATCTCCGTGCCCGCTGACCTCGTCTTCATGTCGTGGCTGCAGATCATCCTCCTGGTGGACGTGGCCACGCTCTACAAGGTGAACCTCAAGAGCGAGCGCACCCGGGGCGAGCTGCTGGACTTGTTTGGCTACGCCAATGGGCTGGGTCCGATGCAGCGCTCCAGCCCGAAGGTGCTCAGCGGGCTGGCGGCGAAGCTGCTGGTGAAGGGGGGCCTGCCCACGCTGGGCCGGGCCATGCCTCTGGTGGCCGCGCCCATCACCGCCTACCTCAACAACCAGCACATCCAGTCGGTGGGCGAGCAGGCCGTGCGCTTCTACGAGGGCTTCGACAAGGCCCACGCCAAGGCGCGCGGCGCCCGCGAGAAGAAGACGGGCTGA